The genomic window ggttattttttataattaagattattatatattcaatataaaaaataaattgatattatTATCGATGTAATATCATTATACGCTTATGtattatatatacaaatatttaattgaaacaaagaaaaatcaaataagcATATTTTTTGGATTAAATGTGTTGATTTATGGAAAGTAACATTGAAATCTATTCAATTCCTTGATAATATGggaattttctaaatttttgtatcattttttcttagttaagaaatttttaaCACCAACTCAATTGATGTggcttttttgttattattattattttaaaaatcttattaggtttttttggtaaataaaaatattacaaaaaattatttagtaCTACATTACATTCATGCCTCCAAGGAGACGTCTCAAAAATTTGGATACAACCATTATTACTAACTCTCATTTTGGCTAAATTATCAACCTCTTTATTTTGAACTCTAGAAACATGCTGTATTGACCAAAAATTCGTTTTAGCCAAGAGTAAGACGATTCTCCGAACCAAAGCGGAATTTATCGTCTTGGTAACACTCCCTTAAATCACTTGTATTGCCACTTGATTGTCTAAAATGACAGATATTCTATCAGATCTCTTATCCAAAGCAATTGTCGCACCTTAAAAAAATGCCCCACACTTTAGTCGCAAGCAACTCCCCCAATCGTAGTAATCCCACCACTCTCTTTAACAGCTTCGTCGGAATTTAACTGAACCCAATTACCAAAATTAGTTTATATTTTCTAGAAAATATTAGATGCATCTGATCCGCTGGAGTCTAATTGTCTATAAATGCCGGAGTTTAGCGATGCCAAATGGAAGTTTAAGGTGAAATGGTAACTAATATTTGTTgacttaataatataattttaatcaaaCTAATAATCATGTTTAATTTTGACTTAAAACATAGCCTCTTATTAAGTCTCTTAAAAAAATGTGAATCATGCATCCATGACCTATGAGGTTAGGTAAAGTCCAGTCCATCTATAATTTTAACACcaaaccttcttttttttttctttttaattttaaatctaatttgTTAATAAAACTTTAACTCAATAGTAAAATTTAAGTTATCAAAATTTTGTGTTTTCATGTTTAAATATTAACTTatgtaaatatttcaattttctttcacaattatcttcaattaattaaaaaataaaataaaactatacaGGTACTTGTCAAAATTTATACACATGATTGGaaagatataaaatttatataaaaatattataattattatgggATAACATATGAAAaggatataaatatataaataacatatcaacttttataaaaaaaaaatttgagtaatCGTGGAATGAGTTTTGGTTTAATTCATACCATTAGTGTTACAATAACAAGAAGGAATGTGCTCGAAGTAcgattttccttttatttaaggGTTAGGAATTATGTAGAAATAAAGTTTGGATTTTTTTAGAGTagaattgtatatttttataagagataaaatgcaatttcatcactttaataacttataatttataatattttaacggattaaatcaaaattttatcttttttagagAATCAAAATGCTATGTTACCAtgtactaatttaaaaatttataatttttaaaatgccaaaaaatgaaaatttccattttaaaggGCCAAGGCCCTACCAAATCCCATGATGTTGCCTTTAAAGTTATGGTTAGAAGtagacattaaaaaaattaactaattaattaattaaatcgagtttaaatgaaatattttaaaatcaaatatgagccaaatttatcttaatttttttgcaactttttaatatttttagggcGTGTTTAGATACCACATAGTAAATGGAAAGTGTTATTATTTTGAGTTCCATAGACGTGTTTGGctgataaaatataattatatcataATTCTTTTGTCATGTATGATAGTAATATGAGTTACTGTAGGAGTGAAATTGAGTATTACAGTagtgaaattaaaatcaaaggtGAGATATGCGTTTGGATTCAAATGCAACCGTGGCGATGAGATGAGAATAGAAAATGGCTTTTAAATCCATTAAATTAAAAtgagtatatataaataaaatatcaaaacattttacaaattaaataataaactatAAGTATAAGATATATTTGTgctaaattatgaataaaaattattcatattaaaattttaattataacgaatatttatattatattagataataatatattaggattatgttatttatattaaataaaaatgaaaaatatacttatattaaaaacaaaaaaaataattaaaaaaattgaaagggtCAATAGATAATTTCccttattttggaaaataagaTTTTGAGGTTTCTATCTCACTGGTGGTGTGCCAAACACAGCAATAAATGAAGTTGAATTAAGAATAGGTGATATGTTTGATTCGATGACTGGATACTATTAGGTACCTACATAATCTGGTAAAAAAAAGTTGATAAGAAATTGGACTGGATTTGTAAAtaacttttttaatatatttttaaaaaattaaagcctttaacctctctctctctctcttttttttttttgtagttaaAAGCCAAAccagtaaataattttttaattatcaactacttttaatattaaactaatgtTCTATTATTTTAAGAACAAAAAGTATTGAATCGATCGTGAAAgctaatatactttttattaGGTTTAGCTTGGAAATTTGCATACTTAAGCCtccatgtatgtatgtatgtatgtatagaaattaattataattttaagtaAATCAAGCTTTAGTTTGATAAAAAGAAATGAATATTTACAAAgttgttttcaaaattaactaattttgtttacataccattcatcataGTTTGGAGTCATCTAAGCATAAATAATTGAAGtgctaaaatataataaatagatagGCACTTCAAATAatgttgataaaaaataaaatacatgtcaCATTTTTATTCAATAATGCGTACGTCGAGTTGAATtacttgataaaaaaaatcataattttaattactaaaaagAATAACTCAGATATTACACtaagcctttttttttcaatagTGATATACATGaagatatatttataatttttttcaggccttttatatttataaaattttaaattagtaatgataaaattgtacttgtccaccaaaaatgataaaaatttgatttaatcatctaaaagtttaatttaattttactcccaaaaaaaCATTCTGAGTTCATCCTTGCccctaaatcatatttttgaatttGCCACTGTTTTTAAAACATACtaaattgtcaaaaaaaaaacaaaaaaaaacaaaagtaataTTCTATACCAAAAGCCTTGGTTTTGTTgtcataaaaaaaaatctagagCTTTCGTATAGTTCTTTCCAAAATGTAGACATGCAAAATGTTACTATCGCTAAGACTAGTCTAGAAAATATGTCATGCACAAAGAacccaaattaaatattttttcaatgATAAATATGAAGGTGACCTTCTAAGTAGGACCACtctgattaattaaaaattttgccctaattaattaattaattaaactaagatggcTTTGACTAAGCAACCAAAATAGTTTATGCATTATAAataatgctatatatatataacaagtcCCTCTCACTTTTGTAACATTGAAAATGACATAAATATACAAATGTATTGAGATAAAAActtgtatataaaatatataataatggtCTTATAATGGAGTCCACATTGATTTCACACGATGAACAAACTATTTCCATTATTAAATGGTTGAGATGTTTGATCAACCAATTAATGACACTGGAATTTgctaatttaatctattttatttatatgaataaatttaaaaggaCAGAAAGAGTGAATAGGGAGAATGAAGTTAATTTTATCACACTCAAAAGGTTGAATGTTCAATTCTTACAGCTTACTTAggtatgttattattattattggatTCCTTTTGTTTTTGACCAATATCGTgggaataaataataatttaaagaaaatattatttttgtctATTGGGTTTTAACTCAATTGATATGGGTATTGTTGTTAATGCAAGAAGAACGTGAGTTTAAGTGCGTTGATGCGCATTATTCTTCTACTTATAAGTTAAAGAGGGgttataaataattctaaatattacataaaataaaacagATATAAtcgaaatttataataaaattattaaaatatatattacatacattTATATATCCTTTTGATTTTCATATGCTCACGAGTCAcaacaataaaaaagaaattaaaaagaacttATATAATATTCTCATAATAAATGCATTCATGATAAATGCATGCAATGCATCGTTCTATGAGAGAAATCAGGTCGAATATATTCTTCAAAAttgtacatattttttaataaaaaatagcagtctataaaattgaataaatttgttatttctttgttttcttcaaaGAATAAAATTGTTATAATTTCAGGTTAAAATTGGAGTTTTCAAAAAGTGCTGTCATGCAATTTCCAAAGCGAAAATTTAAGTTCTCTTTGTTTCAATGTAAAAGTATTTAGGGAAAATATTTTTAGTCATTTCTGATAtttgtttcatgtaaaataggATGATCAACGTAAAAGACTTTCTAGTCAACGTAAAATTATTCTCTTATTCCTGTAAAATGTCTTATTAGTttttttccgtaagacatttttcaAATTGATAAGGCTCTATTCACTGTAACACCTCCATACTCGACCCGAATATTGGGTCAAAGCACCGAAATGTTACATTCTCTACTACAttcttcacttatcaaatattttcttataaactttcataacttttcaatttagtccctttttgtcataaaaattcaatattcactaattaatcctattaaatcaatatttttccttgttacactttaatcacatcatttatctcaatattttatttcacatatCAAAATTCTTATATGCTATTTGGATTTAAATGGATGATATTTCGTATTAACGTTGGAATGTAGGTtgaatattaaaaagaaaatctggaatttagttaaattattttgtataattaaaattaaagatgatATAAGTATTATTAGATCATAGGATCCTGGGATGAAAAAtattatgtataatatatattaattaaaaattatacaaaaatgtaattttagttgcaattatataaaaactaaataaaatattatgtaattttagTCATCTATTTATACGAGTGTAAAACTAATTTTACATCCTAAGTATAATTATATTAAGTGTCTTTTTAATAATTAGGCTTTGAATTCGAGCTCTCATGTTTATGTCACTAGGCTAAgaagatgtataattatatttagataaattattaatagttaaattgttaaaatattaatgatgtaaaaaataataaaactagtttaattttgTTGGTGTAAGGTAAGTAGATGTTTTCCCTTTATTTATACAAGATTAAAACAAAcccataatataaaatataaaaacagcattataataatacaaattattttgtaaaaaataaattttaataaatttttaatgaaattgaattacgAATTAAATCGGTGCTTGATTAATCGGGGAAGTAAGTATTGAATATAAGAATAGGTATATAATTGATGtgacttaaaaagaaatatacCAACTAACAAAAACAGTGataaatttccaaattttgtTTGGGAAAAGGAGTTGGTTTGGTCAAATACAAACAACACGAACAAATAATCCGAATCTAGGAGGAAAGAAATTATGCTTCAGGTTCCTTCTATATGGCTTCTTGTTGAGTCTTTGAGTCCATGGTCAAACCCCAAGGCCTGAGCCAGTCAACATGGGCGGCTCACCAGCCCCTTGCTTCAATTGCCTCTCATTTTCTCAGCAAATAACATCACAGCGCTAAACCAGAAAAAAGGAATTTGATTAATATTAAGTTTATTTCCTAATTAACATTAATTAAACAATGTTTTAGAAACATTACTGTTGGGAAACGTTTCTTCAAAGCTTGGTCTATGTTCTTAAGTGCAGGCGCTGGTGTTATTCAACTGACCTTTGTTTTTCTTTGATGGGTGTTTAAGCAGCTCATTACTGCTATGGTAAAACTTTGCTgacaaagatgaagaagaagaagaaccaaGCTTTTTCATGGCGCTTCACTTTCTTTATGTTCTTAATCCTCCTGATTACAGGTATGTTGGtacttttaatcttttttttatttatcagtTTTTGGTTCTGGTTCAATTAGATGCTTATTTGGTGTTTGACGAGCTTGAAAACTTGCATTTGATATTGTTTTCCTTATACATGAACGAAATTCTTTGATGGGTAGCTTTTACTTTTATGTTTATTTGCTGTTAATgaaatgatttttgtgtttttcaaGGATGATTCGGTTGactttattacaattttatttcaGCTGTTCTGGTTTTTTGATCACCACATGTTTGGAGTTATTTAAGCAAGGTTGTCTCTTAttgcttaatttgcaaaatttctgAAATTTGCTTTGCAGGCACTGTTGTTGCTGCTGGGGATTCTTTAGACACGGACAAACATGTTCTGCTGAAGCTGAAATCATACCTGGAAGAACAGAATCGTGTAAACCGAGGACGGTACTCGGAGTGGGATACCAGAAACTCAACACCATGTCAGTGGTACGGTGTCTCATGTTCCCCTGATGGCCAAAGAGTCATTGGTATAAACCTTTCTGACAACAATATTTCCGGGGATATGTTCAATCAATTCTCGGCCTTAACTGAACTCCGAGAACTCGACCTCTCGGGAAACACCATCGGTGGAGCGATTCCAGAGGATCTGAACCGATGCAGCAGCCTGGTATACCTTAACTTATCACATAATATCCTAGAAGGAGAGCTGAAGTTGACAGGGTTGAATAGTTTAGAGAAGCTCGATTTGTCTATGAATAGGAGGATTGAAGGGGATATTGAAGTTAGTTTCCCAGCAATTTGCAAGAGATTGGTTATTGCAAACCTTTCAACTAATAATTTCAGTGGTACCATAGATAAGTGCTTTGATGAATGCTGGAATCTGCAGTATTTGGATTTGAGTTCCAATAATTTTGTTGGCCAAATATGGAGTGGATTTGCAAGGCTTGTCGAGTATTCGGTTTCTGAAAATTCCGTTTCCGGGGCACTTTCGGGATCAATGTTCACAAACAATTGTAGTTTGCAGGTTTTGGACCTTTCAGAAAACAACTTAGAGGGTCAGCTTCCAGGGGAGATTTCTAACTGCAAGAATTTGGCTGTGTTGAACTTATGGGGAAACCATTTTACGGGGAAAATTCCATCGGAGATCGGAATGATTTCAAGTCTGGAAGGCTTGTTCTTGGGGAAAAACAGCTTTTCTAATGTAATACCAGAATCCTTATTGAACCTCACAAACTTGGCTTTTTTGGATTTAAGCAAGAACAACTTTGGTGGGAAGATACAAGAGATTTTTGGGAGGTTCACACAGGTGAAGTTCCTTTTGTTACACGGAAATGCATACACGGGAGGGATTATATCTTCCGGCATTCTCAAATTGCCAAAGGTTTCACGTTTAGACCTGAGTTTCAACAACTTCTCTGGTCCTTTACCTATTGAAATCTCTGACATGAAGAGCTTGAATTTCTTGACGTTGGCTTACAACCAGTTTACAGGTGGTATACCACCTGAGTATGGTAACTTGCCTCAGTTACAAGCCCTTGATCTCTCCTTCAACCAGCTTACAGGATCGATTCCACTAGCCCTTGGAAAACTGAGCACTCTCTTGTGGTTGATGCTTGCAAACAACTCTCTTACGGGTGACATTCCACCTGAGATTGGAAACTGCAGTAGCTTGTTATGGCTAAACCTTGCCAACAATCAACTTTCTGGGGAAATCCCTCCAGAGTTGGCTAAGATTGGGAGAAATGCTACCCAAACTTTCGAGTCGAACAGGCTACGAAATGACCGGATAATTCCTGGTTCGGGTGAGTGCTTGTCAATGAAGAGGTGGATACCAGCAGATTATCCACCTTTCAGTTTTGTGTATACAATTCTCACTAAGAAAACTTGCAGAAGCTTATGGGATCAGTTGCTTAAAGGACATGGAATTTTCCAAGTATGCACCGCAGGTTCAACAGTGAGGACAGATCAAATCTCGGGTTATTTGCAACTTAGTGGGAATCAGTTGTCGGGTCAGATCCCTTTAGATATCGGCATGATGCAGAATTTCAGTATGCTTCACTTTGGTTTCAATGACCTCAATGGTAAACTGCCTGCAAACATCGGACAGTTGCCGCTTGTAGTCCTAAACATAACCCGAAACCGATTTTCAGGAGAAATTCCAGATGAGATTGGTAATATGAAATGCTTACTGAATCTAGATTTGTCATTCAATAACTTTTCTGGCATATTTCCAACGAGCTTCAACAACTTGACTGAGCTGAGCAAGTTCAACATTTCATACAATCCGCTCATTTCTGGTGTAATTCCGGCAACCGGTCAATTGGCTACCTTCGAGAAAGAGTCTTACCTCGGGGATCCGCTTCTCGATGTTCCGGATTTTATCGACAATGGAACATCTCGCCCGCAAAAGTACAATTCAATGCATAAAAGATCTGCCAAGTTGGCTGTGTTCTTGGCGTTGTTATCTTTGATACTGGCCTTTTTTGTTTTTGGGGTTCTAACGCTCGTAGCTTGCGTTTTGGTGAAAGGTCCAGAAGAACCACACGGATATCTCTTACAGGATATTAAATATCGACATGAACTAGCTTCGAGCTCTGGAGGGTCATCACCATGGTTATCAGATACTGTCAAGGTCATCCGTTTGGACAAAACAGCTTTCACGCATGCAGATATTTTGAAGGCTACAGGCAATTTTTCGGAGAACAGGATTATCGGAAAGGGAGGATTTGGAACGGTGTACCGAGGTGTATTGTCAGATGGGAGAGAAGTGGCAGTGAAAAAGCTACAACGAGAAGGAATCCAGGGTGAAAGGGAGTTCCGGGCTGAGATGGAGGTACTTAGTGGCAATAGCTTTGGTTGGCCACACCCTAACCTTGTAACACTATATGGCTGGTGCCTTGATGGCTTAGAGAAAATATTGGTTTATGAGTATATGGAAGGTGGGAGCCTCGAGGACATTATATCGGATCGGTTGTGGTTCACATGGCGGAGAAGGATTGATGTGGCGGTTGATATTGCAAGAGCATTAGTGTTCCTACATCATGAATGCTACCCTGCAATCGTGCATAGAGATGTCAAGGCCAGCAATGTCCTGCTAGATAAAGATGGGACCGCAAGAGTCACGGATTTCGGTTTGGCTAGATTTGTCGACGTCGGAGATAGCCATGTGAGCACTATCGTAGCAGGAACTATTGGTTATGTAGCACCGGAATACGGGCAAACTTGGCAAGCTACTACAAAAGGTGATGTGTACAGTTATGGGGTATTAGCAATGGAACTAGCAACTGGAAGGCGAGCAGTGGATGGAGGGGAAGAATGCCTGGTTGAATGGGCCAGACGTATGATGGGAAATGGCCGAAACGGGTTAGGCCGAGCTGTGATACCGGTTGTGCTTTTCGGATCAGGGCTAGCTGATGGTGCGGAGGAGATGTGCGAGCTGCTTCGAGTCGGGGTCCAATGCACAGCAGAAGCTCCACAAGCTAGACCAAACATGAAAGAGGTGCTAGCTATGCTAATTAGAATAACAAGCAGTAACGGTCAAAATCTCAAGTGTTCATAGTGTTGGTATGTGAAAGGGGTATACAAAATAGTAAACAGGTTTAAATACACGTATATTTTCATGTACTGATTCTTCTTGTAAAGGGATTTCTCCATTCATCAATGTTGACAAAGaatgaaatcaaatttttgtTCCAAGCAATTTCATGAACAACTTTAGCAATTACCTTCATTTCTTTGCTTGTTTTTAGGGATGAATTTTAGAGTAAACAAGACTGAAACAGAACATAACAACATTTTTTGGTTACTCATAGGGAGCACTGGTCCTTAAAATGGGAAATTTTCTGACTTTGCCTTTTGGTTACTCAGATTCAAAAGCAAGTCTTTAACATAGATATGTATGGTTAAAATTTTCCCTATATTTTCAGAGATAATTGCAagggtaaattaccaaaataatcacttttgtttacttcaagttacattttagtcacttatatttgaaatgttatgatTTAGTCACTGAAccattaacggtgtaacggtaagctgatgcGGCACGTTaattcatcatttcaaacaaaaatctttggttaatttatgcAATCGATtctcatattttttcgttttgagcaatttaatttttttcttttatatttttttaactttcttgtttttttttattttccattctcttctgcttctccctctgttttcctccctttttcatttttttaacgtaattttttatgttttctatttgttaaaactagtcctaTACTTTTATCTTTTGAACAatttaatgaagaaaaaagaagaaagttaaaagaacataaaagaaaaaaaaattaaattgttcaaaatgaaaaaatatagggattaattgtagaatttaacctaaaatttttgtgatttaatatgtcacatcagcttaccgttacactgtTAATGGCAATTAAACGACTcggtgactaaaatgttataacacgataacgtaagtgactaaaacgtaatattttaaatataaatgattaaaatgtaacctgagtaaaataaaatgactattttaatagtttatcctAATTGTAATGGTACAAATGTGGCCAATAATGGTATTAGTATTTGGGTGagagaaaatattaataaaatatatattaatcaaaTTGTATCTGTCCTGGTTCATTGCTGCCTGCACATATTGGTCGGTACAGTATCTGATACCCACACTTTTGTTGTGCCATAATTAAGCAAAAATTTTGCTACTTCCAAAGAAATGCAAAGATGCAAACTTTGATCAAACTCTGATTTCTCTTTTCAGTATTATCAAGAGGGTAACCTTTCATATTGCTAATCTGCCTTCATCttctatttttgtcaagattttcGTGAGTCTTGAACATGGATATTAATCACTTAGTAATTGAAGAAAAAACGAAGTGTTATTTCTagtgtttttgtttgtttgttattgttAATTCCGTCTTTGTGTTTTGTGGATTGAATAACACCATCTTTAATTGACGATCTGTATTTTGAGAATTTTTGTGCAAAATATTGAAACATATATTTTGCCATTAAAAAAGGTTTACAGAGCTTCAAAGCTTACACAGTGAAAAAAAATGATGCAGAGAATAATACAATTGGAAAAGAAATGGAAGAGAGGAGGGCGCTGGCAAAGAAAAGGAAGATTGAAGAGTTGCAATGTCAACCATGTGTTGATTATGGAGATGAAACCGTGGCAATGCAGGTGAGAGCTCGTCTAATTTTCAATAACATATTACTCGGGTCGGGTTCTGGTGTTAGGATCAGGCCGTGTATGTGCATAGATATCTTCAATCTTTTTCAAGAATTTCATGTATTTAGAGGGTCTAGCAGGTCTTGAGTCTAATTGCTTCTCTTAAAATGTGGCATCTAGCAGGTCTTGAGTCTAAATCTTAACATCTTGTAGACATCAATAGTTCTCTCTAGTTGATTGCTTTCTTTCTCGAAAATGTTCTTAATATAGAATCATTGATTTGTAAAGGAAAAGCCCAGAGTTAGTCTAGTTAGTTCATGCAATTGTTCTTGGCATCCATAGCTCAAATTTCAGTATTTACTACAACCGCTTTTGGTCTCCTTTGTGACATTGAATAAAGCTACCAGCAAAAACTGCTTTAAACATTGAATGATTTTCTGCTTGGTTACGGTCTTAATTTACAAAGTCGAATGGTTTGTCATCTCAGATGCAATATCCAAGTCGGAACCCTTGGGGACCGAATCCGAATTTCAGTCCAAGGCGGTCTGAGAAAGAGCAACTAACATCACTGAACACTTTGAATGCCAGCCAAACAAAAATCCTTGTCCAAGGCTGAATAGCTGTTCCGGAATAAAGCAATTGGAATCATCGAGCAAGAACGCACCTCAACAGTTAATCCATTTTTATTGTGAGGTGTGCCAAGTGCCTTGCTCATGTTCTCTCAACTACAAAAACCACCTAAATGAAAAACACAAAGTCAAGCTTCAAGAACTAAAATTTGGTAGGAAAGATGGTGATGAAGATTGCGAAATGGAAAACCCGAAACCGAGATGCGAATTGTGCAACATATGGTGCGTCGATGCTAATGCGTTGAAGCAACACTTAGCAGGCAAAAAGCACAAGAAAATGCAGGGGAAAGTAGCAACAGTTGAAGGTGACATAGGAGAGGAGCTGAAATGTGAATTATGTGGCATTGGTTGCCCAAGCAAAGATTTGCTTCACCTGCATTTCAATGGGAAGAAGCACCAGGAGCAGTTAAGAAAGGAAGGACAGGCTGGGAATGGCGGCGATGGAGCGCAAAATCGTGGGCAGAAGAGATGCAGATGGTGTGGTACTTGGTGCATAGACAAGAGTGGTTTGCAGATTCATTTGAGGGAGAAGAACCATTTCTTGAATGAGTTAGAGGTGAAAAAGAGACGATGGCAAGACTTGATCCGAGACATTGAAGCAAACAGTTTAAACTCACactagtgtgtatatatattgagTTCTATTTTGTTTAGACCTTAAATAAAGGTGGAGggattaacttttaaatttatgaaaaatataaggacttagagtatattttaaccaaaatttcttaatttattatttttaaactaatttttaatttctaaaattaactATCATCAGAGACTTTATATTGGAGATATATAATTAACTTTGAATAAatgcaaataataatttaaaattatattcagATTATAAATAATTATCTCTAAATTAAATCGGGCTGAACGAGAATCCGACCTGTTGACAAATCTACTATTAAACCTTAGCGCCAAAAATTTTAACCCTAGCCGCTCTCGTTTTCTCCTGTGATTAGTGATCTCTCCCACTCTTTTTAGCTTCAAAGCCTAACAAAAAACATATGGCGAAAAGAGGCGGAGAACGTGGCGCTTTTaggtaggggtgtgcaaaattcgggtaaaactaaaaaaaattcggttaactgaccgaattcggttaatcggtcaggggtcggttaattattttttgatttttcggttaacggttaattcggttcgaaatcggtcggttaaccgatttttttcggtttaaccaaaaaaattaataaataaaattataatatataaataggcccactattcacctaaacccaatccaaactcaagtattcaacccagcccaatcataaaaattacaaataatttaataaataaaaataaaattctaaaactaaaactaaaactgaagtctaaaagtctaaaaataatttaattatgtagggATTCAATTCGGTTTATTcagttaattcgggtaattcggttaattcgattaatttttaaccaaaaataaaaaacatataattttcggttaatttggtaaaccgatcgaattaaccgaaaaaatttcggttcggttaacggttaaa from Gossypium hirsutum isolate 1008001.06 chromosome D12, Gossypium_hirsutum_v2.1, whole genome shotgun sequence includes these protein-coding regions:
- the LOC107951255 gene encoding probable LRR receptor-like serine/threonine-protein kinase At1g74360, with the protein product MKKKKNQAFSWRFTFFMFLILLITGTVVAAGDSLDTDKHVLLKLKSYLEEQNRVNRGRYSEWDTRNSTPCQWYGVSCSPDGQRVIGINLSDNNISGDMFNQFSALTELRELDLSGNTIGGAIPEDLNRCSSLVYLNLSHNILEGELKLTGLNSLEKLDLSMNRRIEGDIEVSFPAICKRLVIANLSTNNFSGTIDKCFDECWNLQYLDLSSNNFVGQIWSGFARLVEYSVSENSVSGALSGSMFTNNCSLQVLDLSENNLEGQLPGEISNCKNLAVLNLWGNHFTGKIPSEIGMISSLEGLFLGKNSFSNVIPESLLNLTNLAFLDLSKNNFGGKIQEIFGRFTQVKFLLLHGNAYTGGIISSGILKLPKVSRLDLSFNNFSGPLPIEISDMKSLNFLTLAYNQFTGGIPPEYGNLPQLQALDLSFNQLTGSIPLALGKLSTLLWLMLANNSLTGDIPPEIGNCSSLLWLNLANNQLSGEIPPELAKIGRNATQTFESNRLRNDRIIPGSGECLSMKRWIPADYPPFSFVYTILTKKTCRSLWDQLLKGHGIFQVCTAGSTVRTDQISGYLQLSGNQLSGQIPLDIGMMQNFSMLHFGFNDLNGKLPANIGQLPLVVLNITRNRFSGEIPDEIGNMKCLLNLDLSFNNFSGIFPTSFNNLTELSKFNISYNPLISGVIPATGQLATFEKESYLGDPLLDVPDFIDNGTSRPQKYNSMHKRSAKLAVFLALLSLILAFFVFGVLTLVACVLVKGPEEPHGYLLQDIKYRHELASSSGGSSPWLSDTVKVIRLDKTAFTHADILKATGNFSENRIIGKGGFGTVYRGVLSDGREVAVKKLQREGIQGEREFRAEMEVLSGNSFGWPHPNLVTLYGWCLDGLEKILVYEYMEGGSLEDIISDRLWFTWRRRIDVAVDIARALVFLHHECYPAIVHRDVKASNVLLDKDGTARVTDFGLARFVDVGDSHVSTIVAGTIGYVAPEYGQTWQATTKGDVYSYGVLAMELATGRRAVDGGEECLVEWARRMMGNGRNGLGRAVIPVVLFGSGLADGAEEMCELLRVGVQCTAEAPQARPNMKEVLAMLIRITSSNGQNLKCS
- the LOC121224231 gene encoding zinc finger RNA-binding protein, whose amino-acid sequence is MENPKPRCELCNIWCVDANALKQHLAGKKHKKMQGKVATVEGDIGEELKCELCGIGCPSKDLLHLHFNGKKHQEQLRKEGQAGNGGDGAQNRGQKRCRWCGTWCIDKSGLQIHLREKNHFLNELEVKKRRWQDLIRDIEANSLNSH